In Streptomyces erythrochromogenes, the DNA window GCAGTTGCCCTTGTCGGCGCCGCGACCCTCACCTCACCCAGTGCGGCCGCCGGTATGGCCCCGTATGAGCCCACCCACGCAGGGCCGCGCGTGGTGAGCAGCCTGGCGGCACCCGCCAGCGCGACGGTCACGGAAGGGCAGGTCAAAGAGGTCGCACCTGGGGGCGTGATTACCTATCCGAGCGTCACCAGCTGCCTCACCGTGACTGTGCGGTTGAGGGGCGGCGGCCTCGTCGGTGCTCACGCCAGCCTGTTTCAGGTACCGGGTGAACTGCGATCCGATGAGATTCTGGGCGCGCTCAAGCAACTCGTCGGCGAGCGCCCTGTGGCTGCGATCGAGGTCAGGGGGGCCGTCGGCGCCTGGCATCCGAGCTACTTCGTGAAAGCGCTGGAGAGCTACGGCGAGGGGGAGCAGGTGCCGATTTCGGAAGGCCCGGACTTCAACGGGATTGCCCAGGCGGTGTCGCGGGGACTCGGGCTGCCCCGCGGCCGTGTCACGGTCGAGGACGTGCCTGACGGGGACCAGACCATCAGGTGACGAAGCCGATCATCACGCCAACGGGCGGTGCGCCCCGCTGCAGCCCGAGAACCGGAGCTGCTTCACGCGATGACTACGGCCGCAGAGCCCGGGTGACCGCCTCCCGTTCTCGTAAACACCGCCTATTCGCGCGAGCGTACGACTCCCAGTATCGCGTCAAAACGACGTTGCTTGCTACTCGCGTACACAGCCGTACGGGTCCTTGGGATCGTGGAGGGCGGTGGCAGTTGTGTGGTCCAGGACGCCTGCGATCGGCCTCACTACGCGGCCGATGCGGTCTGGCGGGCGCCGAGTCGTAACAGGAGGCCGCGGGCCTTGGCCTCGACCTCCTCGCTCGGGACGGTGCCCAGCATGGAGGCGAGCTCGGCGCGGGTCTGCTCAGCGCGCTCCGCGTACTCGGCCCGGGGCGGCCAGCCCTATGCGGCCGAGCGGGGGACAGCTGTACCGGGTGGCGTAGCGACCCGCTACCCAGGCCGACGCAGCGGGCATTGATGGCGAAGCCATTCCCCCGCCTGTGAGGAGCTGACCGTCGATGTTGGAGCGCACTCGGAGCAAGAAGCGGACCGAGATCACGTTCGTGTTGCCCGCCGGCCATCCGGCCGGTGAGGTCAGCGTGGTCGGTGACTTCAACGACTGGCGGCCCGGCGCCCATCCCATGATCGAGCGCCCGGACGGAAGCCGCGCGGTCACGGTCGCCTTCCCGGTGGACCAGCAGCACGGGTTCCGCTACCTCGCCGACGGCGGCCACTGGCTCGACGAAGAAGGGGCGGACGGCCACGACGGCCGCAACTGCCTCCTGCACACCTGACCCTCCGCACGATCACGGACTCTGGCCCAGAAGGAGAACACCTGTGACCGACGACATGTGGAGCTACAACCCCGCGTCGCACTACACGCCCGGCACCAGCCTGGTCGGCTTCAAGGTCGAAGCCAGCGACGGGAGCATCGGCAAGGTCGACGAGGACACCGACGAGGTCGGCGCCTCCTACATCGTCGTCGACACCGGCCCGTGGATCTTCGGCAAGGAAGTCCTCATCCCCGCTGGCACCGTCGTCCGCGTCGACATCGAGGAGAAGACGATCAACGTCAACCTCACCAAGGACCAGATCAAGGACTCCCCCGAGTACGACAAGGACAAGCACCGCGGTAACGCCGCCTACCGTGACCAGCTCGGCCAGTACTACGGCCGCGACCGCGGCTGAGCCCAGCTCGCCGGGCTGCGGCTCCCCACCACGCAAGGGAGCCGCAGCCCGCTGAGGGGCCGGCGCGATCGTCGGGCCGAACTCCGTCCGGCAGCAGAGCCGGGTCAGGGCCGCGCGGCAGCTGCGGGGCCCCGACCGCGTGCGCCTGAGATCCGGTCGATGTCGCCGGACACGTCCGGTGACCCGCTGTTCGGGTCGGGCTGCACGGGGCGGCCCGCATGCGCCGTGCGCTGTCCCACCGTCCCGCCGTCCGCAGGACGGTGCTGAAGATCAGGCCGGGTTGATGTTCTCGGCCTGGGGGCCCTTCTGGCCCTGGGTGACGTCGAACGTCACGACCTGGCCCTCCTGGAGCTCGCGGAAGCCCGAGGAGTTGATCGCGGAGTAGTGGGCGAAGACGTCCGGGCCGCCGCCGTCCTGGGCGATGAAGCCGAAGCCCTTCTCCGCGTTGAACCACTTCACAGTTCCCGTAGCCATGTCTCATGCCTTCCAGCCGATGATGCCTCCCACGACGTGCGGAAGGCGGAGGTGATCGCCCTGGTTCCTGCGGCACAGCACAGCTGTGGACGTTCGCGTAATTCCCCAGGGGTAAGTTCACGTAATTCCCCAGGCGCCCGTCTGGCCGGGGCTCGTGATTCGTCTCGTCAGAGGTCGACGCGATGCTCAGGAGCCGATGGGTCATCGACGGAGCCGTAGCGCAAGACGACGTGTGCCGGGCGGAACGGCAGGTCGTTCAGGATGGGTGCCATGACGGCGAAGAGTGCGTCGGCGTCCGGTCCGTAGGCGTAGAGGACGACCTCGCCTCCTCCGTACTCGTTTCCGTCGAACTCGCCGACGTCGGCTTGCTCGATCGCCTCGGTCAGGAGGGACTGGGCCTGGCGGACGACCTCTCGTTGGCTTGGCTCGCCGAGGCCGTCATCGGCCAGTTGATAGTGAGCGATGACGGCGTGCTCAACGTCGGCTTCTGCTTCGTCTGTTTCAGCCATGCGGGAAACGATCTCATCCCGGACCGGCATCCTCACCAGCCTGGCCCTCCGGGACGTGGTCCTAGGTGATCGTGGGCTTGGCAGGCTTGTCGGTCGGGTTCTTGGGCCGCTTGTTCGGGCGGTAGCTGGGGCCGTTCATGATGACCTGGTGGCTGGTGTTGATCAGCCGGTCCAGGAGCGACTCGGCGACGACGGGGTTAGGGAAGAGGGGATACCAATCGCTGGGTGCCCGGTTGCTGGTGATGATCAGGGACCGGCCCTGCCGCTCGCTGACAAGTTCGTAGAGGTCATCGGCCTGGGACGCTCCGAGCTGACGCATGGCGAAGTCGTCGAGGATGAGCACGTCGGGCCGTACCAGTTCACGGATCCGCTTGTCCCAGGTGCGGTCTGCGTGGCCGCCGGCGAGGTCCGCGAGGATCCGGCTGGTCTTGGCGAAGCGGACGTGGGCGCCCTGGCGGACCGCGAGGTGACCGAGGGCCTGGGCGACGTGTGTCTTTCCGACCCCGACCGGGCCGAAGAGGATGACCGACTCGCCGGAGTGGAGCCAGCGCAGGGCTCCGAGGTCGCGGATCTGGGCGGCCGGGAGCTTCGAGGAGGCGGTGAAGTCGAACTCCTCCAGGGTGACCTGCTGCTCGAACTTTGCCCGTGCCAGGCGTCGTTGGAAGGCGACGGTCTCACGGCGGGTGATCTCGTCCTGGCAGAGGACCTGCAGGAAGTCCAGGTGTCCGAGCTCGCCGCCGTGGGCCTGGGCCAGGCGGGCATCGAGGGTTTCCAGCATCCCTGAGAGTCGCAGCGACTTCAGCGACTCACGCAGGGCGGAATCCATCACGCTCATCAGATGCTTCCCTCAGCTTCGCCGTGGACCTGGTCGTCGTGGAGCTCATCCGCCGTCTCGGCCGGGGCGACGGAGGCGAACAGCCGCTTGGGCCCGTGGAGGAAGGCCGCGGCTCCCGCGTCCCCACTCGATTCGGGCTCCGGATCGGTCTCAGT includes these proteins:
- a CDS encoding isoamylase early set domain-containing protein; this translates as MLERTRSKKRTEITFVLPAGHPAGEVSVVGDFNDWRPGAHPMIERPDGSRAVTVAFPVDQQHGFRYLADGGHWLDEEGADGHDGRNCLLHT
- a CDS encoding PRC-barrel domain-containing protein — translated: MTDDMWSYNPASHYTPGTSLVGFKVEASDGSIGKVDEDTDEVGASYIVVDTGPWIFGKEVLIPAGTVVRVDIEEKTINVNLTKDQIKDSPEYDKDKHRGNAAYRDQLGQYYGRDRG
- a CDS encoding cold-shock protein, which codes for MATGTVKWFNAEKGFGFIAQDGGGPDVFAHYSAINSSGFRELQEGQVVTFDVTQGQKGPQAENINPA
- the istB gene encoding IS21-like element helper ATPase IstB, which gives rise to MSVMDSALRESLKSLRLSGMLETLDARLAQAHGGELGHLDFLQVLCQDEITRRETVAFQRRLARAKFEQQVTLEEFDFTASSKLPAAQIRDLGALRWLHSGESVILFGPVGVGKTHVAQALGHLAVRQGAHVRFAKTSRILADLAGGHADRTWDKRIRELVRPDVLILDDFAMRQLGASQADDLYELVSERQGRSLIITSNRAPSDWYPLFPNPVVAESLLDRLINTSHQVIMNGPSYRPNKRPKNPTDKPAKPTIT